A window of the Arachis duranensis cultivar V14167 chromosome 5, aradu.V14167.gnm2.J7QH, whole genome shotgun sequence genome harbors these coding sequences:
- the LOC127747638 gene encoding 13-hydroxylupanine O-tigloyltransferase-like translates to MVLQKSSSSTSSMVFKVTRKPAELVAPAGPTPHELKLLSDIDDQQALRFHYSGVQIFAYNPSMAGKDPVHVIREALSKALVFYYPLAGRLREGPRGKLMVNCSGEGVLFMEADADVTLDHFGVDPLPPFPCFDELLYDVRSSHDGIINSPLLLLQVKLFTHTMIVSL, encoded by the coding sequence ATGGTCCTCCagaaatcatcatcatcaacatcatctATGGTGTTTAAAGTAACGAGAAAGCCAGCGGAGTTAGTAGCACCTGCTGGACCCACTCCCCATGAGCTTAAGCTTCTCTCCGACATTGATGACCAACAAGCTCTACGCTTCCACTATTCAGGGGTTCAGATCTTTGCTTACAACCCTTCAATGGCAGGGAAAGACCCTGTCCATGTCATTAGAGAAGCATTGTCAAAAGCACTTGTGTTTTATTATCCATTAGCTGGGAGACTTAGGGAAGGTCCTAGGGGAAAACTTATGGTGAATTGCAGTGGCGAAGGTGTATTGTTCATGGAAGCTGATGCAGATGTTACACTTGACCATTTTGGTGTTGATCCTCTTCCTCCATTCCCTTGCTTTGATGAGCTCCTCTACGATGTTCGATCTTCTCATGATGGAATTATTAACTCTCCACTCCTACTTTTACAGGTTAAATTATTTACACACACGATGATAGTGtcgttataa